The following are encoded together in the Gasterosteus aculeatus chromosome 7, fGasAcu3.hap1.1, whole genome shotgun sequence genome:
- the tmem256 gene encoding transmembrane protein 256 isoform X3, which produces MAAAVVVRRLAALSGASAVAAGAYGAHGFKNSDPDDYQRVLFETANKYHFYHSLALLGAAHSKKPAVAGTLLIAGMGMFCGSLYHQAMTGDPGLRKAAPIGGMAMIVGWLALIL; this is translated from the exons atggctgctgctgttgttgtccgAAGGTTAGCGGCTCTGTCAGGGGCTTCGGCAGTGGCAGCGGGGGCGTACGGGGCTCACG GTTTCAAAAACAGTGACCCTGATGACTACCAGAGAGTG CTATTTGAAACTGCCAACAAGTACCATTTCTACCACAGCCTGGCCCTGCTGGGCGCTGCCCACTCTAAAAAGCCTGCTGTG GCTGGCACCCTGCTGATAGCGGGCATGGGGATGTTCTGTGGCTCCCTGTATCACCAGGCCATGACCGGGGACCCTGGCCTTCGAAAGGCGGCTCCCATAGGGGGCATGGCCATGATTGTCGGCTGGCTGGCTCTGATTCTCTGA
- the tmem256 gene encoding transmembrane protein 256 isoform X2, which yields MLPSRAHQKSGDREGTIAVTLRFPVKMAAAVVVRRLAALSGASAVAAGAYGAHGFKNSDPDDYQRVLFETANKYHFYHSLALLGAAHSKKPAVAGTLLIAGMGMFCGSLYHQAMTGDPGLRKAAPIGGMAMIVGWLALIL from the exons ATGCTGCCTTCAAGGGCTCACCAAAAAAGTGGG GACCGTGAAGGCACCATTGCTGTCACTCTCCGCTTCCCTGTGAAaatggctgctgctgttgttgtccgAAGGTTAGCGGCTCTGTCAGGGGCTTCGGCAGTGGCAGCGGGGGCGTACGGGGCTCACG GTTTCAAAAACAGTGACCCTGATGACTACCAGAGAGTG CTATTTGAAACTGCCAACAAGTACCATTTCTACCACAGCCTGGCCCTGCTGGGCGCTGCCCACTCTAAAAAGCCTGCTGTG GCTGGCACCCTGCTGATAGCGGGCATGGGGATGTTCTGTGGCTCCCTGTATCACCAGGCCATGACCGGGGACCCTGGCCTTCGAAAGGCGGCTCCCATAGGGGGCATGGCCATGATTGTCGGCTGGCTGGCTCTGATTCTCTGA
- the tmem256 gene encoding transmembrane protein 256 isoform X1 produces the protein MTTRECYLKLPTSTISTTAWPCWALPTLKSLLWLHHTKTNRIPSTWRACSAKYWKCEGWHPADSGHGDVLWLPVSPGHDRGPWPSKGGSHRGHGHDCRLAGSDSLSRDRQPPFSRAPTRR, from the exons ATGACTACCAGAGAGTG CTATTTGAAACTGCCAACAAGTACCATTTCTACCACAGCCTGGCCCTGCTGGGCGCTGCCCACTCTAAAAAGCCTGCTGTG GCTTCATCACACCAAGACTAATCGAATCCCCAGCACATGGCGAGCCTGCAGTGCCAAGTATTGGAAGTGTGAAG GCTGGCACCCTGCTGATAGCGGGCATGGGGATGTTCTGTGGCTCCCTGTATCACCAGGCCATGACCGGGGACCCTGGCCTTCGAAAGGCGGCTCCCATAGGGGGCATGGCCATGATTGTCGGCTGGCTGGCTCTGATTCTCTGAGCCGTGACCGCCAGCCCCCCTTCAGCAGGGCCCCTACGCGGCGCTAA